The genomic segment TCCTTCCGGGTGTATGAAAAAGCGTACCAGATTGCCGATTTTAGGTGTACCTTTTTCCCAGCGAAAAACCACATTGGGTTCTACCTTGTGGTTTGGTCAAAGGTATCGAACCTTCCTTTCGAAAATCCCTGTTTTTCCCAACTTGATGAAGAAGGTGTCTGCACGGTTTATCCCTTCGATTTGGTTAATTATCGGGCGCTAACCCAGTTTTTTCCATCTCTTCGTCCGGTCACATTTAACCACCGTCCTTCTTTTGGTTGTGGTGACCGGTTGGGGATGGTTTCGGCAGCCCACCTTAAAGCGCTGGCAGAATTTCCGGTTTTTCCAGTCATTGCCCAGCAGTCACCGAGGGAATTGGAGAGGACACAACGGACTTTTCAGGATGTCCTTCTGGGAGCGGTCTGGGGAATTTTGGAAAGTGGATACCAGGGTCCTTTTGGAGCTGATGCCGACCATGTAAAAGAGGAAAAATACCTCCTGGAAGCTCGAAACCTGGGTTTTTCCATGTATACCCTGGATGTGAGTGAAAACGTGGCTTATTCGGCACTCACTTGGCCAGAACACGAACTTAGCCGACGGTATGAGACACTTACGACAGAGGAACGGGAAATTTTCAAATATTATGAAGGGAAAAGCCTGAGACTTTCGGAGTCGGTTCGGGTTAATTTCGAAGGGACGAAGCTCCTGCCGCTTGTTTTGGCCTACCTTCCGGCGATTGAAAGGGTGGAATATCTGTACCATCTCTTGAAAGAAGAGCTATCTTCCTTTGATTTGGAGATCTCCTTAGATGAGGGAGGGATACTTACTTCAAAAGAAGCACACTTTTTTGTGGCTGAAGAACTGCATCGTCGAGGGATTGACTTCCGGAGTTTAGCTCTTCGTTTTCCTGGTGCCTTTGAGAAGGGGATTGATTATCTGGGTGATCTTCAGGAATTTGCCCAAGCCCTGCGACAACACATGGTAGTGGTGCGAAACATTGGTGGGTATCGTCTGAGTTTACACTCTGGGAGTGATAAATTCAGCGTATACCCGGTGTTCTTCCGGGAAACCGGTGGGATTTTTCATCTTAAAACTTCGGGGACCAGCTGGTTAGAAGCCCTGATGGTGGTTGCGGAAAAGAATCCGGGACTGTTCCATCGGGTTTACCGCATTGCCTATGAAACCTTTGAAGAAAATTGTCGAGCCTATCAGCTTTCGGTTAAAAAAGAAACGATTCCAGAGGACTTACGGAACGTGCCAGAAAAGGATTTTCCTCTTCTTCTTCGCGATACCGCAATCCGGCAGTTCTTTCACGTGGCTTACGGGTCAATCCTGGGACGAGTCGGACCAGAAATTCGCCAATTCCTCTTTGCGGAAGAAGCTCAACATTATGCGCGAGTATGTGAAAATATAAAAAGACACCTTGCGGTTCTATTTGGAAGAGAAAAGGGGTGAATACAATGCTCACAAGCGAACGGGTTCATCGGAGTGCAGTGGTGCTTACGCGCATTGGTGTGCTTCTGGCAGTGGGAATTGTACTTCCGGTGGTTTTTCATGGTTTGGGGATTCCGGGACCGATGTTTTTGCCCATGCATTTTCCGGCTTTGTTGGCCGGATTTCTTCTTCCTTCGGGGAGTGCTTTTGTGGTGGGACTGGTATTACCTTTGGTGAATTTCCTTATTTCTGGAATGCCGCCGTTCCCCGTATTTATTCCCATGATGGTGGAATTAGGAAGCTATGGGGCTCTGGGAGCATTTTTTACCCGTCGGCTGCGGTTTTCGACCATTGTCGCCCTCATCTTGAGCCTTATTCTGGGACGGGTTGTTTTTCTCCTTGCCCAGTTTGGGATTTTGGGGCTCCTTTTTGGGCGGAAGGTATCGGTGGTGATGACGTTGCAGAGTCTTTTTGTGACTGCACTTCCGGGAATTATCATTCAGCTTTTTTTAATTCCCATCCTAGTGAAACGGATTTCTCCAAAGGAGGGTACCAATGAATCTTGACCTTGAGTCGATGTTTTCGGTTCGGGGTAAAGTGTTTCTCTTTACCGGTGGCGGAGGAATCCTCGCTTCTACCATTGCTCGGGCTTTGGGGAAGGAAGGAGCAAAAGTGGTGCTCACGGATATTGTCCCGCTCGATGCGCTTCTAGAAGAATTCCGCCAGGAGGCAATCGTGGTTGAGGGATATAGAATGGACGTTCTGCAAAAAGAACACGTGGAGGAAGTGGTACACAAAGTGTTCGAAAAATTTGGACGCATTGATGCCCTCTTCAATGCGGCTGGGGGAAACATGAAAGAGGCTACTACTTCCTCGGAGGTTTCTTTTTTTGATTTGCCTGTTGAAGCCCTGCAAAAAGTGGTCAATCTCAACCTTTTCGGAGGGGCAATCATTCCTTCCCAGGTGGTGGCTCGATATATGATCAGGCAAGAGGAGGGTGGAAGCATCATCAACTTTTCTTCCATGGCTGCCCTTCGACCGCTCACGAGGGTAGTGGGGTATGCGGCCGCTAAAGCTGCGGTGAGCAATTTTACCCAGTGGCTGGCAGTGTACATTGCTCGGGAGTTCACTCCCAAGGTTCGGGTGAATGCCCTGGCACCGGGATTTTTTGTCACCAAACAGAACTATGCTCTGCTGTACCAAAAGGATGGTCGTTTAACTCCTCGGGGAGAAGCTGTGCTTGCCCATACTCCTTGTGGGAGATTCGGGGTTCCGGAGGATCTTTTGAGTACGGTCCTGTGGCTCCTATCTCCAGCGTCAAGTTTTGTTACTGGAGTGGTGGTTCCGGTTGATGGAGGGTTCAGTGCCTTTTCCGGGGTGTAGCTGATGAAAAAAAACCTTTTTCTGGCGATTGATATCGGTACTTCTTCGTGCAAAGTCTGCGTTTTTCACCGGGAAGGCGAGATGCTCTTTTCCACCAAAAGAGATTACAAGACCCATTCTCCCCATCCGGGGTTTGCCGAGCAGAACCCGGAAGAGATTTATCATTGTATTAAAGAGGCGGTAAAGGATGTAACGACTTCTTTTCGTACTTCTTCTTTTGTAGCCCTCGCCCTTGATACCATGCTCCATAGTTTTCTTCTCGTTGATGGGCACATGCGACCCCTTTATCCTCTTCTCAATTGGATGGATACTCGTAGCGCTGGGGAGGTGGAAGCGATGCAAAATGAGTATCATGATTTTCAGTTCTACCAAAAGACCGCTACACCCCTTCATACCATTTTTCATCCTCCCCGAATCGCCTGGTTTCAAAAAAAACGGTTTGCACTGTGGGAACGTACGACCAAAATTCTTTCCATCAAAGACTGGGTTCTGGGCCGATTGACCGGGGTATATTCTTGCGATTTGTCCACCGCTTCCGCCACAGGTCTTGTCGATGTGAGAAAACAGTGCTGGTCGGAGGATCTCCTATCCTGGTTATGTCTTCCACCGGAGAAATTACCAGAATTGTCTCCACCCGAAAGGGTTGAAACCTTGAAAGAGGGTGACTTTACCCGTGATACCGGTTTACCGTCTGGCATTCCGGTTGTCTTTGGGGGTGGTGATGGTCCTTTCGCCAATTTGGGAGAAGGGGCTTTCCGGGCAAAAGAAATGGTGGTTACGGTGGGCTCTTCCGGGGCAGTGCGCATGTGTGAGCAGAATCCGGTCTTTGACCCCCAGGGACGCAGCTGGTGTTATTACCTTGCGGATGGTATCTGGGTAGGGGGTGGAGCCATCAACAACGGAGGGATTGTCTATTCCTGGGTGCGAGACCTTTTGGGCGAAAAACTGGATTTTTCCCTTGACATTTACCGGGAAAGGCCGCTTTTTCTTCCCTTTTTGACTGGCGAACGCAGTCCCCACTGGAATCCCTATGCTCGGGGAATCCTCTTTGGGCTTTCCTATTTTCATACCCCTCAAGCACTCATTCAGTCGGCTCTGGAAGGGGTGGCCTTCCGGGTGCGTTCCATTTATGACCTGCTTTCTCAAGTCATGGGTATGCCGCATCGAGTGATCCTCAACGGGGGTTTTGCCACCACCGATCACGGAAAAAGAGTCCTCTGCGATGTCCTGGGAGTCCCGGTGGAAGTGAGCCTCTACCCTTCGGCGTCTGCCAAAGGGGCTTTTCTCCTTTCTCTCAAAGCCCTCGGTGAAGTGGAACACCTTACAGACCTTCCGTCTTCCTTGTTTCCGGAAAACCCCCACCTCGAGCCAATTGAAGAACACAAAACATTTTACGCAAGACTCTATCAACTCTATGAAAAGGTGTATACTCAGAACGCCACACTCTTTAAGGAATTTGTAAAGTTGGGACTGGCGTAAAAGCATTCCGGCTGGAGTGCGCGTCACACAGAAATGATAGGTCAAAGCCTGGATTATCGTGCCGGATTTTTCCAGTTTGATATTCGGGTATTGTCACTCTTGTCTTTATATCCGCAAAGTATTCGGGATGACGATGCTTTCCATGAACTGGCCTGCTATGCAGATAGACCTTGACATGCTTGAAACGTGTGTATTTTTTTCAAAAAATCAGGAGTGGACGAGTTCACCAACGTCCACTCCTGATTTTCGCTGAGGCGGTTTGGAGAGGTTTCAGGATACACTCCTTCGTTTTTTACGTGAGATTTTTGCCAGTGTGGTCCACTATGCTTATGTATGTTTGAATTTCAACACTCCAAATTTTGCTCGGGTTTCCTGCAGAATTTGGGCGTACTCTTTTTCGTAGACCACACACCCGGCATTTTGCTGACGGATGAGGAGTTCCATGCAGGTATCGCAGAGGGTGCACCAGTTAATTTCGTCGAATTTTCCTTCCCTTAGTTTCTTGGGAAGGTACGGGTCGGCAAAAGATTGCCGTCCAATAGCCACCATGTCAGTGACGCCTTCGCTGATATTTTTATCACCCCAGTAAAGAAGAGAGCTCTTTTCTCGTTCCACCCCTAAGAAGTTGTTTTTTCCGTCGCGAAAAATGGAGTAGGCTGAACCCATGGTGACTACTTCTGGATAAAGCATCTTTCGGGCTTCCTTCTGGAAAAGATGGTGGAGATACGCATAGTCGGGAATCCGTTTATCAGGATGAGCTAAAGCGATGGTGAGTGACGGGTTTCCAGCGGAGACCAGGATAAAGTTTGCCCCACGTTCTTTAAGACCATGCAAAAGGTCCAGAGGTTCGGTAAGGTCCATGATGGCTGTATCTGGTCCAGCACAGCCCTGTCCTCCGGGAATACCTTCCCACATGGTCACTTTGGAGCCGACCAGAAAATCGGGGTCAGGGATTTCCTTACGGATTCGTTCATACAGGTCAAAAGCAAATTGGCGACGCTTTTCCCATGGACCACCATACTTCCAGGGACGGTCATTGTAGGGGCGGAGGACCTGGGTGCCAAAGTATCCATGGCAGAGCTTAAGGTCCACACCATCGGCCCCGGCATTATAGGCAATTTTTGCACCTAACACGAACTGGTCCATAATTTTGTCCACGTCTTCCTCGCTTAAGAGATCTCCTCCCATACCGGGAAGCGGTTTTACGCAGACTCTCCGGGAAAAATCAGGACTGCTGAGTTCTCCGGCATGGGTCAACTGCCAGATAAAGATGGGTTTGGGATTGACGCTTTTCATTTCCTGGGTGAATTTTTGCAACGCTTTCTCGTTGTGGGGCATGACGCTTAACTGGTTTAGACGCGCCCGACTTTCGTAGCTCACGGTGATAGCCTCAAGAAAGATGACCCCGGCATCACCTTCAAAAAGCCGGCGGTACCTCCGATAGGTCTTGGGACTGGGGTTGCCTTCTTCATCAGAATCGCAGCATTCCATGGCATTGATCACGAAGCGATTAGTGGCCACTTTCTTACCAATGGTAATCGGAGTGAAAAGCAAATTTTGGTCCATCCGTTTGCCTCCTTTCGGTTTACGCTCTTCCCTCATTATCCTCTTCGTTCTTTTTCTTGAGAACCACTGCATTACCCCTGAAAATCACCAGGGAAACCACTGGAGGCAAGATAGGTCAAAAGGTAAGACTGGAGATTCACCTTGATTTTTCGGATGCCCAATTTTTCTCGAATCTGGCCGCGGTGGAACTCAACCGCCTTAAGCGATAGAGACAATTCTTCGGCGATCTCCTTGGTGCTTTTCCCCTGGGCAATGAGAAGAGCGATCTGGAACTCTCGCGGGGTGAGGTAAGTGAGGAGAGAGAAGTAGCGATTTTTCCTCCAGGTGATCTCATTTTGTATCGGGGAAAAGAAGGATTCCATTATCTTGAGAGGTTCTTTCTGAGGTTGATTGGGAAGGATTTCTTGGAGGAACTGGAGCGGTGATTTGAGGGTATGTCTGCAAGTGATGTTTATACGGGTTTTTTGCCAGTCTTCATAAATTTGCCGGGCCTTTCCAACAATGGTTCTTAAGGCTTCGACTTCCTGTTCCAGAGCTGCAAGAACAAGCTGGTAGAATCTGGTTTCGGTAATATCCTGGACGTATTCCATAACCCCCACTATGTTTCTGTCTCCATCAAAAATGGGGAAAGCCAGAAGTTTCTGCCATCCCTGCACTGTGCCATCTTTTCCGTGGTAGGGCACGATACCACTTTGAGCTTTTCCACGGGAAAGCGTGGTTCGAGTAGGACACCAGGGACAGGGGTTTTTGCGATTATGGTATACGCGGTAACACTTTTCTTTTGGGGTAAAAACAGTGTGGGCGTACCACGATCGCATGGTACGGTTAGCGTTAATCACAGAGAGGCTTGTATCAAGCACGCTCACGCCGTCTGGGAGTTCGTCCCAGGCCTCGATCTCGGGATAGTTCTTGAAGCACCAGTCCCCAATCTGTTTTTCCATGACGCATTCAGTATAGCAGAAGTCACACAAAATCGGAAATCTTTGGAAAGGTAAAAGGAATAGGAGAGCGATCTCGGCAAGGATTTTTCCTGGTCACGGCATCCTTTTCCGGGAACGATTTGTATAAGTAATCCTTAGTGCATGCCAGCGGGATGATAACGTGGTCAGTGATCGTGTGGGTCATGGCCCCGGATAGGAGAAGTTCATAAAAACACGATGCCCAAAGCTGGTTTTCGAGAAGGTGCGATATTTGTTTCTTTGTGGTGTGGGATAAAATTATAGATGGAGACTTTAAGGAGGTTACAGGTATACAACCAACCTTGACCATGGAATTTCAGTTCCGTGTCTTGGAGCGAAAATGAGAGCAAAAAAACAGAGCGCAGAATCCCTCAGGCGGAATATGCTAGAAAAACTAAAGAAGGCGTTGGAGACGATTGCGGCAGAGATCCAGTTTGATGAGGCCTATGTTTTTGGTTCCATCACCAAACCGGGGCGCTTCGGAAACGAATCGGATATCGATGTGGAATTTTCCGGGCTTCGGCATGAGGATTTCTTCCGGATGATGTCGTTCCTTTCCATGGAACTCGGCTGGGAAGTCACCATTATCCAGCTTGAAGGCCGCAGGCTGGCAGAAAAGGTCAAAACGGAGGGAATACGGTGGGAGAAAAAGATTTGTCATCCTGAAATCGGAACTCGTTTCCCAGTGGAACTAAATTTTGAAAATTTACGGTCGAATTGCAGAAAGGCAAAGAAAAAAAAGGTATTTGTGGCCTGGAGAGCCTTGCTTATCAACTTCATAATCTTTACTGTGCTTATGAAGACCTTTTCAAAATTGTAGCCGGTTTTTTTGAAAACACGATCGATGAACAAAAAAGTATCATACAGAACTACTCAAGAGAATGGCGCTTTCCATCGAAGGGATTCGACCGGCTCTGATTTTTGAGGAAAGTTTGAAGTTCCGCAATAACTTACGAAGCTTCAGACTTTTCCGGCATGCCTATGGATATGAGCTGGATAAACGGAAAGTGGCCATCATCCTTGAGGATGTCCAAAACTCAAGGAAACGCTCAAGCTGGATTTTGAGCGTTTCCTGGTTCGCCTCCTGGAGGTTTCTGGATAAAGTAACCAGGAGGTTATTTCCACCCCATCAGCTGGTAGGCTTCCTCTAAAAATGCCTGGACTTTTACCCCGTCTTCGATGGTGGCACCTTGCGCCTTTTGACCACTCCACCGCAGAATAAAATCGTGTATGCAGGCCACATGGGCGTTGGTCCAGCCAAAGGCAAATTTCCCCGGGAGAGCATAGGGATGGGGGAACTGGGCCACGGTTTCAATCTGTTTAAAACCTCGTCTACCACCTATCGGGGCACCAGAGTCGGTAAGGTCGTAGAATTCTAAAAAGTTTGGCTGCATGGAGTTATAGCGGAGAGCTCCTTTACTACCCTCAATTTCAATGCGGATTTCGTCACAGCTTCCGGTAGCAAAACGGCTCGTTTCCAGAGTCCCCTCGGTCTCTTCAGGAAGGGTAAAATGGACCAGTGACCAGTCATCGACTTCGATGGGTTCTTTTTCTTTTGCGCCGGGAGCAATCGGCCTTTCGGTGATGAAGGTCCGTCCTCGGGCGGAGACGATTTCTGGTTCTCCCAGAAGGAAACGCACCAGATCCACAAGATGCGACCCCAGGTCCCACAGGGAACCACCACCGGAAAGGTCTTTTTTGAGCCGCCAGCTCAGCGGGCGCGCTGGGTCCACATATCCAGAGTGAAGGTACGAAAATCGGGTTCGAAAAACCCTGCCGATTTTTCCTTCATCAATCAATTCTCTGGCTTTCTGGATAGCTGGAACAAAACGGTTCTGGAAGGCCATTCCAAATGGGATTCGGGCTTCTTTAACCACCTTTTCCATGGCAAGTGCTTCTTCAAGATTGAGGGCCAGAGGTTTATCGCAATAGATAGCTTTTCCAGCACGGGCTGCTTTTTCCACCACCACTCTATGTCCGGCGTTGGGGAGCGCAACCACCACCATCTCAATCTCTTTATTGTTCAAGAGCATATCGAGTGAATCGGTTGCCCAGATGCCGGTCTCCTGTTGCACCTTTTGTGCTGTTTCGGGACGCGATGTACAAATGCCTCGAATTTCGGGAAGGAAGGGGAGTTCATGAAAGGCGTATGGTAAAACGGAAAGGGCAAGTGCATGAATCCGGCCAATGAAACCAAATCCAACGATACCCACGCCTTTTTTTTCCATCACCGCACCTCGATTGAGGGAATAATCCGGTCTAATCCGTGCATGTACGGACGGAGTGCTTCAGGAATCACCACTGTACCGTCTTTTTCCTGATAATTTTCGAGAATAGCGACCAGAGTCCTTCCTACCGCCAGACCCGAGCCATTTAGGGTATGGACGTGGAGCAATTTTCCTCCGGTGGTACGAAAACGAATATTGGCTCTGCGGGCCTGAAAGTCTTCGAAATTACTGCAGGAAGAAATTTCCCGGTACCTTTCCTGGGAAGGGATCCAGACTTCGATATCGTAAGTTTTGGCTGCTGAAAAACCGAGGTCACCGGTGCAGAGTACCACCACCCGGTAGGGGAGTTCTAAAAGTTGTAAAACCCTTTCGGCGTCGCCGACTAGGGTTTCCAGCTCTTCATAGGAGTGTTCTGGATGGGCGAACTTTACTAGTTCCACCTTGTTAAACTGGTGTTGGCGGATGAGCCCCCGTACATCTTTACCATAGGAGCCGGCTTCCCGCCTGAAGCAAGCGCTGTAGGCGACATAGTAGATAGGAAGGTCTGCTTCGGAGAGGATTTCCCCGGCATGGAGATTGGTGACCGGGACTTCGGCGGTGGGAATGAGGTGTAAATCATCCTGACAGTGGTAAAGGTCGTCGTAGAATTTGGGAAGCTGCCCAGTTCCAGTCATGGTTCTGGTGTTCACCAGAAACGGAGGAAAAACCTCGATGTAACGGTGTTCCTGGGTATGAAGGTCGAGCATGAAATTAATTAAAGCCCGCTCCAGGAGCGCT from the Atribacterota bacterium genome contains:
- a CDS encoding SDR family oxidoreductase; the protein is MNLDLESMFSVRGKVFLFTGGGGILASTIARALGKEGAKVVLTDIVPLDALLEEFRQEAIVVEGYRMDVLQKEHVEEVVHKVFEKFGRIDALFNAAGGNMKEATTSSEVSFFDLPVEALQKVVNLNLFGGAIIPSQVVARYMIRQEEGGSIINFSSMAALRPLTRVVGYAAAKAAVSNFTQWLAVYIAREFTPKVRVNALAPGFFVTKQNYALLYQKDGRLTPRGEAVLAHTPCGRFGVPEDLLSTVLWLLSPASSFVTGVVVPVDGGFSAFSGV
- a CDS encoding ECF transporter S component, producing the protein MLTSERVHRSAVVLTRIGVLLAVGIVLPVVFHGLGIPGPMFLPMHFPALLAGFLLPSGSAFVVGLVLPLVNFLISGMPPFPVFIPMMVELGSYGALGAFFTRRLRFSTIVALILSLILGRVVFLLAQFGILGLLFGRKVSVVMTLQSLFVTALPGIIIQLFLIPILVKRISPKEGTNES
- a CDS encoding nucleotidyltransferase domain-containing protein yields the protein MLEKLKKALETIAAEIQFDEAYVFGSITKPGRFGNESDIDVEFSGLRHEDFFRMMSFLSMELGWEVTIIQLEGRRLAEKVKTEGIRWEKKICHPEIGTRFPVELNFENLRSNCRKAKKKKVFVAWRALLINFIIFTVLMKTFSKL
- a CDS encoding tagaturonate epimerase family protein, which gives rise to MIQEKIQKIVQNREAFGKSFRVYEKAYQIADFRCTFFPAKNHIGFYLVVWSKVSNLPFENPCFSQLDEEGVCTVYPFDLVNYRALTQFFPSLRPVTFNHRPSFGCGDRLGMVSAAHLKALAEFPVFPVIAQQSPRELERTQRTFQDVLLGAVWGILESGYQGPFGADADHVKEEKYLLEARNLGFSMYTLDVSENVAYSALTWPEHELSRRYETLTTEEREIFKYYEGKSLRLSESVRVNFEGTKLLPLVLAYLPAIERVEYLYHLLKEELSSFDLEISLDEGGILTSKEAHFFVAEELHRRGIDFRSLALRFPGAFEKGIDYLGDLQEFAQALRQHMVVVRNIGGYRLSLHSGSDKFSVYPVFFRETGGIFHLKTSGTSWLEALMVVAEKNPGLFHRVYRIAYETFEENCRAYQLSVKKETIPEDLRNVPEKDFPLLLRDTAIRQFFHVAYGSILGRVGPEIRQFLFAEEAQHYARVCENIKRHLAVLFGREKG
- a CDS encoding Gfo/Idh/MocA family oxidoreductase; the encoded protein is MEKKGVGIVGFGFIGRIHALALSVLPYAFHELPFLPEIRGICTSRPETAQKVQQETGIWATDSLDMLLNNKEIEMVVVALPNAGHRVVVEKAARAGKAIYCDKPLALNLEEALAMEKVVKEARIPFGMAFQNRFVPAIQKARELIDEGKIGRVFRTRFSYLHSGYVDPARPLSWRLKKDLSGGGSLWDLGSHLVDLVRFLLGEPEIVSARGRTFITERPIAPGAKEKEPIEVDDWSLVHFTLPEETEGTLETSRFATGSCDEIRIEIEGSKGALRYNSMQPNFLEFYDLTDSGAPIGGRRGFKQIETVAQFPHPYALPGKFAFGWTNAHVACIHDFILRWSGQKAQGATIEDGVKVQAFLEEAYQLMGWK
- a CDS encoding LuxR C-terminal-related transcriptional regulator → MEKQIGDWCFKNYPEIEAWDELPDGVSVLDTSLSVINANRTMRSWYAHTVFTPKEKCYRVYHNRKNPCPWCPTRTTLSRGKAQSGIVPYHGKDGTVQGWQKLLAFPIFDGDRNIVGVMEYVQDITETRFYQLVLAALEQEVEALRTIVGKARQIYEDWQKTRINITCRHTLKSPLQFLQEILPNQPQKEPLKIMESFFSPIQNEITWRKNRYFSLLTYLTPREFQIALLIAQGKSTKEIAEELSLSLKAVEFHRGQIREKLGIRKIKVNLQSYLLTYLASSGFPGDFQG
- a CDS encoding gluconokinase → MKKNLFLAIDIGTSSCKVCVFHREGEMLFSTKRDYKTHSPHPGFAEQNPEEIYHCIKEAVKDVTTSFRTSSFVALALDTMLHSFLLVDGHMRPLYPLLNWMDTRSAGEVEAMQNEYHDFQFYQKTATPLHTIFHPPRIAWFQKKRFALWERTTKILSIKDWVLGRLTGVYSCDLSTASATGLVDVRKQCWSEDLLSWLCLPPEKLPELSPPERVETLKEGDFTRDTGLPSGIPVVFGGGDGPFANLGEGAFRAKEMVVTVGSSGAVRMCEQNPVFDPQGRSWCYYLADGIWVGGGAINNGGIVYSWVRDLLGEKLDFSLDIYRERPLFLPFLTGERSPHWNPYARGILFGLSYFHTPQALIQSALEGVAFRVRSIYDLLSQVMGMPHRVILNGGFATTDHGKRVLCDVLGVPVEVSLYPSASAKGAFLLSLKALGEVEHLTDLPSSLFPENPHLEPIEEHKTFYARLYQLYEKVYTQNATLFKEFVKLGLA
- a CDS encoding 2,4-dienoyl-CoA reductase — encoded protein: MDQNLLFTPITIGKKVATNRFVINAMECCDSDEEGNPSPKTYRRYRRLFEGDAGVIFLEAITVSYESRARLNQLSVMPHNEKALQKFTQEMKSVNPKPIFIWQLTHAGELSSPDFSRRVCVKPLPGMGGDLLSEEDVDKIMDQFVLGAKIAYNAGADGVDLKLCHGYFGTQVLRPYNDRPWKYGGPWEKRRQFAFDLYERIRKEIPDPDFLVGSKVTMWEGIPGGQGCAGPDTAIMDLTEPLDLLHGLKERGANFILVSAGNPSLTIALAHPDKRIPDYAYLHHLFQKEARKMLYPEVVTMGSAYSIFRDGKNNFLGVEREKSSLLYWGDKNISEGVTDMVAIGRQSFADPYLPKKLREGKFDEINWCTLCDTCMELLIRQQNAGCVVYEKEYAQILQETRAKFGVLKFKHT
- the serS gene encoding serine--tRNA ligase, whose amino-acid sequence is MLDWKWIRENKEKVREALQKRNMDENFLEELFSIDENRRKFQKEVDELKSQKNQLSKNVGMWKKDGKDVQSLLKEIEDISEKIETLDRKLKEAEQIWEEKLLLLPNIPHHTVPVGKSEEENPEVRRWGTPRQFDFSPRPHFELGEELGILDFERGAKIASSRFTILKKAGALLERALINFMLDLHTQEHRYIEVFPPFLVNTRTMTGTGQLPKFYDDLYHCQDDLHLIPTAEVPVTNLHAGEILSEADLPIYYVAYSACFRREAGSYGKDVRGLIRQHQFNKVELVKFAHPEHSYEELETLVGDAERVLQLLELPYRVVVLCTGDLGFSAAKTYDIEVWIPSQERYREISSCSNFEDFQARRANIRFRTTGGKLLHVHTLNGSGLAVGRTLVAILENYQEKDGTVVIPEALRPYMHGLDRIIPSIEVR